The window ACCCAGAGGATTCTACCATAAATGGACGACGTAAAATCGCCTTGACCACAGATAAACCGCCTAAAGATCCTCCGATAACGGAAATTATCTTTCTGTCCTCCAGAGACTTATAATCTATTCCAAGTTCCTGTAGAGCCTTATCTCTGGTGATAGGTCTAATCCTTCGAACAGGAGTCCCTGTATACGTTCCATCGACGGCTTTACACCTTCTCCAGCCGGTAGCGATAGGGACGCCTAGGATATGTGCTAAACGGGTTATCTTTCCTGCCACAGCGTTCTGTTCGTGAAGGACAATTTTTTTACCCATTACAAATCCTACTATTAGGGCTGGTAGGCATATATAACCTCCGAACAGTATCACTACCTCAGGGGCCTCCATCTTAAATAGCCTCGCGACATCGAAAAAAGATCGTGCAATAGCCCAACATCTCTTAAGAGCTACAAGAGGATCTTTAGTTCCTAAAGGAGAGCCCTCCAGGGCAAGGGCATGAGGATCTATACCATGATAAGAGTATAACTCCAATTCAAGGGGCCTGTTGCCACATAGATAATGAACCTTATCCCCTTGACCTTTCCTCCACTCCCCTAAAGCTATTGCCGGAGTTATATGTCCTCCAGTCCCGCCAGCGACCATCAATAACCTCAAAGAGAGTCCCCCATTTCTCTAACCGCCCTTATAATCAAGCCCGTCTTCAACCACGCCACAACCAGAGCACTTCCGCCGTAACTGACAAAGGGCAAGGGCATGCCGGTCATAGGGATA is drawn from Dethiosulfovibrio salsuginis and contains these coding sequences:
- a CDS encoding UDP-N-acetylglucosamine--N-acetylmuramyl-(pentapeptide) pyrophosphoryl-undecaprenol N-acetylglucosamine transferase, which produces MRLLMVAGGTGGHITPAIALGEWRKGQGDKVHYLCGNRPLELELYSYHGIDPHALALEGSPLGTKDPLVALKRCWAIARSFFDVARLFKMEAPEVVILFGGYICLPALIVGFVMGKKIVLHEQNAVAGKITRLAHILGVPIATGWRRCKAVDGTYTGTPVRRIRPITRDKALQELGIDYKSLEDRKIISVIGGSLGGLSVVKAILRRPFMVESSGYIYLYPTRDVALCPPGMLAVRQSWDMSAIYAASDLVICRGGGATLAELSCYGLPAIVVPWMNSADGHQKANAISFVAESSSKVGVWLESEGYQRLFFLINKLSSLSRSSSSADCESASRLWRLILSHI